The sequence GAAACGGCTACTAACGCTTCCATCTCCACACCGGTCTTTGCAAAGGCTTTAACTGTTGCTTCCACAGTCACCATTGACTCGCCAGCAATTTCAACTGAAACATCTATGGTGGACAACGGCAGAGGATGACACAGCGGGACAAGTTCACTTGTCTTTTTAGCTGCTAAAACGCCTGCAACCTTCGCCAAACTAAAAACATCACCCTTCTCAACCTTCCCCTCCTTGATTAGCTGCATGGTTTCGGCTTTCAACTTTATTGTGCCTTTAGCCGTTGCCTCGCGAAAAACTTCTGGCTTCTTGCTTATATCTACC is a genomic window of Candidatus Bathyarchaeota archaeon containing:
- the moaC gene encoding cyclic pyranopterin monophosphate synthase MoaC; amino-acid sequence: MVDISKKPEVFREATAKGTIKLKAETMQLIKEGKVEKGDVFSLAKVAGVLAAKKTSELVPLCHPLPLSTIDVSVEIAGESMVTVEATVKAFAKTGVEMEALVAVSVALLTVWDMTKQYEKDRKGQYPTTVIGDVRVLRKVKEE